Proteins found in one Thunnus maccoyii chromosome 5, fThuMac1.1, whole genome shotgun sequence genomic segment:
- the lrrn3a gene encoding leucine-rich repeat neuronal protein 3 gives MEAKMKETAVVACLLAELSLAAFVLASEGAAHCPALCRCEIRSWFSPSSIYTEAATVDCNDLGLSALPERLPIETQVLLLQTNNIVNVEKTLDYLANLTEIDLSQNNISSVSDVCVGSLPQLLSLHMEENWIQELSDSCLASLPNLQEFYINHNLIFSISPGAFQGLSRLLRLHLNSNRLTSINSQWFQPLPNLEILMLGENPILELSDMSFQPLTNLRSLVLARMNLTEIPDNALVGLENLESISFFDNLLNRVPRLALTRVQNLKFLDLNKNPIERIQRGDFMDMMHLKELGINSMPELVSVDSFALNNLPELTKIEATNNPRLSYIHPRAFHKLPRLETLMLNSNALSALHRSTVDSLPNLREVSLHSNPIRCDCVIRWVNMNRTAVRFMEPDSLFCMEPPEYQGQHVRQVHFREMTEICLPLISPGSLPERVEVGKGSSVSLHCRAFGEPEPEIYWVTPSGDKVLPGSVSDKYYMHPEGTFDIYDATEQEAGSYTCIAHNLVGADLKSVMVAVDGYIAQFTNQPLHVYITSVQSHSVVVSWESTGGLVSQLNWSILSDGSLLSMPFTARLPADVKEYCIKQLKVSTRYQVCVEVTAAQSGYSRDCVNVTTKKAAVPKEKNENWDSVVMASCAVFFVVVAVTCSVIYTSLYSQVFYTKLIADPADTLLIPSTHSSSSSFLEFGVSGVKVRATVINLPDESI, from the coding sequence ATGGAGGCCAAGATGAAGGAGACAGCAGTTGTGGCTTGTTTGCTGGCTGAGCTGTCTCTGGCTGCTTTTGTTCTGGCCTCTGAGGGGGCTGCTCATTGCCCCGCATTGTGTCGATGTGAGATACGATCCTGGTTCTCACCCAGCTCTATTTACACTGAGGCTGCCACTGTGGACTGTAATGACCTGGGCCTCTCAGCGCTACCGGAGAGACTCCCTATAGAAACACAGGTACTGCTGctacagacaaacaacattGTTAATGTGGAGAAAACTTTGGATTACTTGGCCAACCTTACTGAAATCGACTTGTCTCAGAATAACATTTCCTCAGTGAGCGATGTTTGTGTGGGGTCTctcccccagctgctgtcactcCACATGGAGGAGAACTGGATTCAGGAGCTTTCTGACAGCTGCCTCGCTTCCTTGCCCAACCTCCAGGAGTTCTACATCAACCACAACCTGATTTTCTCCATCAGCCCCGGGGCCTTCCAGGGTCTGAGCAGGCTGCTGAGGCTCCATCTCAATTCCAATCGACTGACAAGTATCAACAGCCAGTGGTTCCAGCCTCTCCCCAACCTGGAGATATTGATGCTGGGAGAAAACCCCATATTGGAGCTGTCAGACATGAGCTTTCAACCTCTGACTAACCTCCGCAGCCTTGTGCTCGCTAGGATGAATCTTACCGAAATCCCTGATAATGCTCTGGTTGGTCTTGAGAACTTGGAGAGCATCTCTTTTTTTGACAACCTGCTCAATCGAGTACCCAGACTGGCACTGACGAGAGTCCAGAACCTGAAGTTTCTGGATTTGAATAAGAACCCCATTGAGAGGATCCAGAGAGGTGACTTCATGGACATGATGCATCTCAAGGAGCTCGGCATCAACAGCATGCCTGAGCTCGTGTCGGTTGACAGTTTTGCCTTAAACAATCTGCCCGAGCTGACAAAAATCGAGGCCACCAACAATCCCAGGCTGTCCTACATCCACCCCAGGGCCTTCCACAAGCTCCCCAGGCTGGAGACGCTGATGCTGAACAGCAACGCTCTGAGTGCGCTTCACCGTAGCACCGTGGATTCCCTGCCCAACTTGCGCGAAGTCAGCCTGCACAGCAACCCCATCCGTTGCGACTGTGTCATCCGCTGGGTCAACATGAACAGGACGGCTGTTCGCTTCATGGAACCAGACTCCCTTTTCTGCATGGAGCCTCCGGAGTACCAAGGCCAGCACGTCCGACAGGTGCACTTCAGGGAGATGACAGAGATCTGCCTTCCGTTGATCTCACCCGGGAGCCTCCCGGAGCGCGTCGAGGTCGGGAAAGGGAGCTCGGTGTCGCTGCACTGCCGGGCGTTTGGAGAACCAGAACCTGAGATCTACTGGGTGACGCCTTCAGGCGACAAGGTCCTACCTGGCAGCGTGTCCGACAAGTACTACATGCACCCAGAAGGAACCTTCGACATCTATGACGCCACCGAGCAGGAGGCCGGCTCATACACCTGCATCGCCCACAATCTTGTCGGGGCAGATCTCAAGTCTGTCATGGTTGCGGTGGATGGATACATCGCCCAGTTCACAAATCAACCTTTACATGTATATATCACATCTGTCCAGTCTCATTCTGTTGTGGTTTCCTGGGAAAGCACAGGTGGTTTGGTGTCGCAACTAAATTGGTCCATTTTATCCGACGGCAGCCTCCTCTCGATGCCATTCACAGCCAGGCTTCCCGCTGATGTCAAAGAGTACTGCATCAAACAGCTGAAGGTGTCCACTCGTTACCAGGTTTGTGTTGAGGTCACTGCAGCTCAGTCTGGATACAGCAGGGACTGTGTCAATGTGACCACAAAGAAGGCAGCGGTCCCGAAGGAGAAAAATGAGAACTGGGACAGTGTGGTGATGGCTTcttgtgctgtgttttttgttgtggttGCTGTGACTTGCTCTGTCATCTATACGTCTCTGTACAGCCAGGTGTTTTACACAAAACTGATAGCGGACCCGGCGGATACGCTGTTGATTCCCAGCActcattcctcctcttcttctttcctggAATTTGGTGTGTCTGGGGTAAAGGTGAGGGCAACTGTAATAAACTTACCAGACGAATCCATATAA